Proteins encoded within one genomic window of Ideonella dechloratans:
- a CDS encoding Eco57I restriction-modification methylase domain-containing protein translates to MPTASISNQPLAKPLRSQLENTVKSARDVAEKAALAALRQLAVGEAKAPDYLSDDLKALRRRLRAHGRALGDVKAKDDTQGLQHLVWEVAYEHWHRMLFARFLAENGLLMWELGAPVSLEDCQSLVDHEQAMLEGEKLGSKTQWELAGKLAARMLPQVFKPQSPVFELAFAPEHQRELERLLAALPPEVFKASDSLGWVYQFWQAKRKDEVNASEVKIGADELPAVTQLFTEPYMVDFLLHNSLGAWWVTRHPGKPCPVPLTYLRTLDDGTPAAGKFEGWPDRLEDFKLLDPCCGSGHFLVAAFLLLVPMRMAAEGLSAMDAVDAVLADNLHGLELDARCVEIAVFALALAAWRFPDENGDPLGVRADMPAPQVACCGLKVAAKPEDWMALVPDDATNAAYLRQELRLLHASFAQAPLLGSLLDPARSLKNDLATSSFDTLRDLLGRALATERPATLWGQASELQDDSWDLALTAKGLLDAARLLDGRYQLVVTNVPYLARGRQHEVLKSYCETHYPEAKQDLANVFLERCLELSHDQGSGVVQIVMPQNWLFLTSYKKQRESLLKSVQWNLLARLGEGGFDSPQAAGAFIILLTQTKAKASEDFQLRCVDASAPKVAQEKAALLHDGEVVAVSQKGQLGNPDARILLEESVAQVQLSNYAFTAQGISTTDGSRFVQQYWERANLEGGWEFFQAASTEQTHGLVSGYNYTLRWGGPGSDYFNYIEELKKVGRIGGAWQAGRNAWGQVGFAINVTRNKAVALYSGAKFDVTAGIMVPVRSEHATAVLSYLLDPAYEQELKALDPSLSVTEGTLTKVPFDLAHWQQVAAKRYPNGLPRPYSDDPTQWLFHGHPQPATDPLQVAVARLAGYRWPAETDTAMELADEARTWITRCEKLDEHTDDDGIVCLPSVRGEAPAHDRLFKLLIAAWETVQPGSWKPAVLDKLLADADCAGKGLDVWLRERFFEQHTKRFHHRPFIWHVWDGQKDGFAALVNYHQLDHKKLERLIHTYLGDWIRQQEAGVRDRIDGAQQRLAAAQDLKRRLELILEGEPPYDIFVRWKPLAEQPIGWNPDLNDGVRLNIRPFMTAEVLRHNKKPKLNITWDKDRGKDVESAPWFKVFKGDRINDHHLTRADKEAARAKAGGS, encoded by the coding sequence ATGCCGACCGCAAGCATCAGCAACCAGCCTCTGGCGAAGCCCCTGCGCAGCCAGCTCGAGAACACCGTCAAGTCCGCCCGCGACGTGGCCGAGAAGGCCGCGCTGGCTGCGCTTCGGCAGCTGGCCGTGGGCGAGGCGAAGGCCCCGGACTACCTGAGTGACGACCTCAAGGCCCTGCGCCGCCGCCTGCGTGCCCACGGCCGCGCGCTGGGCGACGTGAAGGCCAAGGACGACACCCAGGGCCTGCAGCACCTGGTGTGGGAGGTGGCCTACGAACACTGGCACCGCATGCTGTTCGCGCGCTTCCTTGCCGAGAACGGATTGCTGATGTGGGAGCTGGGAGCCCCGGTGTCACTGGAGGACTGCCAGAGCCTGGTCGACCACGAACAGGCCATGTTGGAGGGCGAGAAGCTTGGCTCCAAGACGCAGTGGGAACTGGCCGGGAAGCTGGCTGCCCGCATGCTGCCCCAGGTGTTCAAGCCGCAGAGCCCGGTGTTCGAGCTGGCCTTCGCGCCCGAGCACCAGCGTGAGCTGGAGCGCCTGCTGGCCGCGCTGCCGCCCGAGGTGTTCAAGGCCAGCGACAGCCTGGGCTGGGTCTACCAGTTCTGGCAGGCCAAGCGCAAGGACGAGGTCAACGCCTCGGAGGTGAAGATTGGCGCCGACGAGCTGCCCGCCGTCACCCAGCTCTTCACCGAGCCCTACATGGTGGACTTCCTGCTCCACAACTCGCTGGGCGCCTGGTGGGTGACGCGCCACCCGGGCAAGCCTTGCCCCGTGCCACTGACCTACCTGCGCACGCTGGACGACGGCACGCCGGCAGCCGGCAAGTTCGAAGGCTGGCCCGACCGGCTGGAAGACTTCAAGCTGCTCGACCCGTGCTGCGGCTCGGGCCACTTCCTGGTGGCGGCCTTCCTGCTGCTGGTGCCGATGCGCATGGCGGCCGAGGGCTTGAGCGCGATGGACGCGGTGGACGCCGTGCTGGCCGACAACCTGCACGGCCTGGAACTGGACGCCCGTTGTGTGGAAATCGCCGTCTTCGCGCTGGCCCTGGCGGCCTGGCGTTTCCCGGACGAAAACGGCGACCCATTGGGCGTGCGCGCCGACATGCCCGCGCCGCAGGTGGCCTGCTGCGGCCTGAAGGTGGCGGCCAAGCCCGAGGACTGGATGGCCCTGGTGCCGGATGACGCCACCAACGCCGCCTACCTGCGCCAGGAACTGCGCCTGCTGCACGCCAGCTTCGCCCAGGCACCGCTGCTGGGCAGCCTGCTGGACCCGGCACGCAGCCTGAAGAACGACTTGGCCACGTCCAGCTTCGACACCCTGCGCGACCTGTTGGGGCGGGCGCTGGCCACCGAACGCCCGGCCACGCTGTGGGGGCAGGCCAGCGAATTGCAGGACGACAGCTGGGACCTGGCGCTCACGGCCAAGGGATTGCTGGACGCAGCCCGGTTGCTGGATGGACGCTATCAGTTGGTGGTGACCAACGTTCCTTACCTGGCACGCGGTCGACAACATGAGGTTCTGAAGAGCTATTGCGAAACCCACTACCCCGAGGCCAAGCAGGACCTAGCCAACGTCTTCCTGGAGCGTTGCCTAGAACTCAGCCACGACCAGGGCTCAGGCGTTGTTCAAATCGTCATGCCGCAGAACTGGCTGTTCCTCACAAGCTACAAGAAGCAGCGCGAATCGTTGCTCAAATCGGTGCAGTGGAACCTGCTGGCACGGCTCGGTGAAGGCGGGTTTGACAGTCCACAGGCGGCAGGTGCTTTCATAATTCTGCTGACCCAGACCAAAGCGAAGGCTTCAGAGGACTTTCAGCTACGCTGCGTGGATGCCAGTGCGCCAAAGGTTGCGCAGGAGAAGGCAGCATTGCTGCACGACGGCGAGGTCGTGGCGGTGAGCCAGAAAGGTCAGTTGGGGAATCCCGATGCCCGAATCTTGCTGGAGGAGTCGGTTGCGCAAGTTCAACTCTCGAACTATGCGTTCACAGCACAGGGCATTAGCACTACCGATGGCTCCCGATTCGTGCAGCAGTACTGGGAGAGAGCCAATCTTGAGGGCGGGTGGGAGTTCTTTCAGGCTGCGTCAACCGAGCAAACTCATGGCCTAGTCAGCGGCTACAACTACACCCTTCGATGGGGCGGGCCAGGTAGCGACTACTTCAATTACATCGAAGAACTGAAGAAGGTTGGTCGCATCGGCGGCGCTTGGCAGGCCGGTCGAAATGCGTGGGGTCAGGTTGGCTTTGCGATTAACGTGACCCGCAATAAAGCGGTAGCCCTTTACTCTGGAGCGAAGTTCGACGTTACAGCAGGAATCATGGTGCCGGTTCGAAGTGAACATGCCACCGCAGTGCTGTCCTACTTGCTTGACCCAGCCTACGAGCAAGAGTTGAAGGCGCTGGACCCCTCGCTTTCAGTTACCGAAGGAACGCTCACCAAGGTCCCCTTCGACCTCGCCCACTGGCAACAAGTCGCGGCGAAACGCTACCCCAACGGTCTGCCCAGGCCTTACTCCGACGACCCCACCCAATGGCTGTTCCATGGCCACCCGCAGCCAGCTACCGACCCGTTGCAAGTCGCCGTCGCTCGCCTAGCCGGCTACCGCTGGCCAGCCGAGACCGACACGGCGATGGAATTGGCCGACGAGGCCCGCACCTGGATTACCCGCTGCGAGAAGTTGGACGAGCACACCGACGATGACGGCATCGTCTGCCTGCCCTCGGTGCGCGGCGAGGCGCCAGCGCACGACCGGCTGTTCAAGCTGCTGATTGCCGCCTGGGAGACCGTACAGCCCGGCAGCTGGAAGCCCGCCGTGCTCGACAAGCTGCTGGCCGATGCCGACTGCGCAGGCAAGGGTCTGGACGTCTGGCTGCGCGAGAGGTTCTTCGAGCAGCACACCAAGCGCTTCCACCACCGCCCCTTCATCTGGCATGTGTGGGACGGCCAGAAGGACGGCTTCGCCGCGCTGGTGAACTACCACCAGCTCGACCACAAGAAGCTGGAACGCCTCATCCACACCTACCTGGGCGACTGGATACGCCAACAGGAGGCCGGCGTGCGCGACCGCATCGACGGCGCGCAGCAGCGCCTGGCCGCCGCCCAGGACCTGAAGCGCCGCCTGGAGCTCATCCTCGAAGGAGAGCCGCCCTATGACATCTTCGTGCGCTGGAAGCCGCTGGCCGAGCAGCCCATCGGCTGGAACCCCGACCTCAACGACGGCGTGCGCCTGAACATCCGCCCCTTCATGACCGCCGAGGTCCTGCGCCATAACAAGAAGCCCAAGCTCAACATCACCTGGGACAAGGACCGGGGCAAGGACGTCGAGAGCGCACCTTGGTTCAAGGTCTTCAAGGGCGACCGCATCAATGACCACCACCTGACTCGTGCGGACAAGGAAGCCGCTCGGGCGAAGGCAGGCGGGAGCTGA
- the pglZ gene encoding BREX-1 system phosphatase PglZ type B — translation MTVTFANRLSESLVKAAAGNSHTAAAAAAVLWTDKERQWESALTRLRASMPQLLTLGDFNLDARSGPAVWLKCAIAAVLPEVQFKGVPVVYLPGVSRAELRAIESCTRDLQPLAELQYRGVFWSQVNTKDWTVSAFLSSKHGGLGLDVAQDKATQEALAQVLSAGVLLDRPLDELKGRQINAEWLLSLLAPNPTRDLLVWMNAPQATQKDWVGVRWDVFSKRAKSDFGFDPVSDGPLVAAEKLARREGKWVAVAELYRDSFTSFPEVLTLLRTVQPPQLGLFPDMDPHGPLASYPQANEQGEASLRYALSACAAMDAAQARTAIATAEKEHGARRGWLWSRMGHSPLAQALEHLARLAELSAAAPIGATPSELAASYQQSGWLVDEAATQAMGAVQTKADTDAVGAAVRAVYLPWLEEAAKRLQDTVKKVGGMPALQSASDAATDTGTCTVFVDGLRYDVAQRLRAKLEGLGTTTLAARWTCMPSVTASGKAWCSPVAGLVSGTAEDVEFEPRVAADGKPLSGHNFRKLLTDNGVQPLDKHETGDPSGRAWTESGDLDHYGHEHGVRLARDVDAQLATVVERVQELRDAGWRRVRIVTDHGWLLVPGGLPKTELPKHQAETRWGRCAVLKDTAHGTPLTFGWDWCKDVQVAYAPGVSSFIAGADYAHGGLSLQECLVPVLDLVVAAPAAAAQVAIKAVTWKGLRCVVEVDSSSAGLTVDVRTKPALATSSLVASVKPLEAGKASVAVADDDNLGAAAVVVILGADGQVLQKQATTVGG, via the coding sequence ATGACCGTGACCTTTGCGAACAGACTGTCCGAGTCGCTCGTCAAGGCCGCAGCGGGCAATTCGCATACTGCAGCCGCTGCTGCTGCCGTGCTCTGGACCGACAAGGAGCGTCAGTGGGAGAGCGCCCTGACGCGGCTTCGGGCCAGCATGCCGCAGCTTCTGACACTGGGTGATTTCAATCTAGACGCCAGGAGCGGCCCAGCGGTCTGGCTCAAGTGCGCAATTGCCGCTGTGTTGCCAGAGGTTCAGTTCAAGGGCGTGCCCGTCGTCTACCTCCCCGGGGTGAGCCGAGCGGAGCTGCGGGCCATCGAGAGCTGCACTCGGGACCTACAGCCGCTGGCTGAGCTGCAGTACCGGGGCGTGTTCTGGAGCCAGGTCAACACCAAGGACTGGACGGTCAGCGCGTTCCTGTCTTCGAAGCACGGTGGCCTTGGGCTGGACGTGGCGCAGGACAAGGCAACGCAGGAGGCCCTGGCCCAGGTGCTGTCAGCCGGCGTGTTACTCGACAGGCCGCTGGACGAGCTGAAGGGCCGGCAAATCAACGCCGAGTGGCTGCTGAGCCTGCTGGCACCAAATCCGACCCGAGACCTGCTGGTGTGGATGAACGCCCCCCAAGCAACGCAGAAGGACTGGGTCGGCGTACGTTGGGACGTGTTCTCGAAGCGGGCAAAGTCCGACTTCGGCTTCGACCCGGTCAGCGACGGGCCCCTGGTGGCCGCTGAGAAGCTGGCCCGACGCGAGGGCAAGTGGGTGGCCGTGGCTGAGCTCTATCGGGATTCGTTCACGAGCTTCCCAGAGGTGCTGACGCTGCTCCGCACCGTACAGCCACCGCAGTTGGGGCTGTTCCCGGACATGGACCCCCATGGACCTTTGGCCAGCTACCCGCAGGCCAATGAACAAGGCGAGGCCAGTCTGCGCTACGCGCTTTCCGCCTGCGCGGCCATGGATGCCGCCCAGGCTCGCACCGCCATCGCCACCGCCGAGAAGGAGCACGGTGCGCGCCGGGGTTGGCTGTGGTCGCGCATGGGGCATTCGCCCTTGGCTCAAGCGCTGGAGCACCTGGCTCGATTGGCCGAGCTGAGCGCGGCGGCGCCCATCGGCGCTACGCCTTCGGAGCTGGCTGCGAGCTACCAGCAGTCCGGGTGGCTTGTGGATGAGGCGGCGACGCAGGCCATGGGCGCCGTGCAAACCAAGGCAGACACCGACGCCGTTGGAGCCGCAGTGCGCGCCGTCTACCTGCCCTGGCTGGAAGAAGCGGCCAAGCGACTGCAGGACACCGTGAAGAAGGTGGGGGGCATGCCAGCCCTGCAGTCGGCATCGGACGCAGCAACTGATACAGGCACATGCACGGTGTTCGTGGATGGCCTGCGGTACGACGTCGCCCAGCGGTTGCGTGCCAAGTTGGAAGGTCTGGGCACCACGACGTTGGCGGCCCGTTGGACCTGCATGCCGTCGGTCACGGCGTCCGGCAAGGCTTGGTGCTCGCCAGTGGCGGGGCTGGTGTCCGGCACGGCGGAAGACGTGGAGTTCGAGCCCCGTGTTGCGGCGGACGGCAAACCGCTCTCTGGCCACAACTTCAGGAAGCTGCTGACCGACAACGGCGTGCAGCCGCTGGACAAGCACGAGACGGGTGACCCGAGCGGACGCGCCTGGACGGAGTCGGGCGACCTGGACCACTACGGCCACGAGCACGGCGTTCGTCTTGCGCGAGACGTGGATGCTCAGCTGGCCACGGTGGTAGAACGGGTGCAGGAACTGCGCGATGCGGGGTGGCGCCGGGTGCGCATCGTCACCGACCACGGCTGGCTGCTGGTTCCTGGTGGCTTGCCGAAGACGGAGTTGCCCAAACACCAGGCCGAGACCCGCTGGGGACGCTGCGCTGTCCTCAAGGACACGGCACACGGCACCCCGCTGACCTTCGGCTGGGATTGGTGTAAAGATGTCCAGGTGGCGTATGCGCCAGGTGTGTCGTCCTTCATTGCTGGAGCCGACTACGCGCACGGTGGCTTGAGCCTGCAAGAGTGCCTGGTGCCGGTGCTGGACCTGGTGGTGGCTGCGCCTGCGGCAGCGGCACAGGTCGCCATCAAGGCAGTGACCTGGAAAGGCCTGCGCTGCGTGGTCGAGGTGGACAGCTCGTCGGCCGGCCTGACGGTGGACGTGCGGACGAAGCCCGCGCTGGCAACGTCGAGCCTGGTGGCCAGCGTGAAGCCCCTGGAGGCCGGCAAGGCCAGCGTGGCGGTGGCCGACGACGACAACCTGGGCGCAGCGGCCGTGGTCGTCATCCTGGGAGCCGATGGCCAGGTGCTGCAGAAGCAGGCGACGACGGTGGGTGGCTGA
- a CDS encoding Hsp70 family protein, giving the protein MTVVGFDFGTTNSLASVVIGNEVITFLENEQPIPSVVSFEGGKVEVGRKAHDKLTSAGLGVQGSTVRSPKTLLGREEQLIDGVRRDPVKMVEHVLDHVRRFVLQTKAGRDLPMDRVVATIPVNMEGHRRALLRQAFRQAGMSVVQFVHEPLAALYGYLRMSEGTSDLIRRYDGKLLLVFDWGGGTLDLTLCRVLNGLLVQVANDGTEEVGGDVFDEELRNEVEKRSRAEQGLGDDVEVLPEARKRLLHECEKAKIRLSDRSTWNVYVDPYYQDDKQSDLQVNLSRDDLQDIVGHLVKKGVARIERLLEREGFSTASVELCLATGGMVNMPMVKNRLDELFGPGRVHVSKRSASAIAEGAAWVAHDQARLHLAKNVELALARNSYMPLLQAGVEMPIERENRRERFDLYCVDPSDGHGKFSLVSPHRPGPRVLANDKRRPLCNMLLKVDGKAQPFRERLGLEVNIDENLVLTATAWSLNQKGKAVAEVHDLEFALATPGARNSWLNASLLGSDGEVSPNEPGDLSMRSNIAAREDVSLVPGEVLYRHNPYYFRVEQNPPQVQVEERLYYEPCAMCGRASNDPLCRCASLLASRQQPSGRLNA; this is encoded by the coding sequence ATGACCGTAGTTGGATTCGACTTTGGAACGACGAACAGCCTGGCCTCGGTGGTCATCGGCAATGAGGTCATCACCTTCCTGGAGAACGAGCAGCCGATTCCATCGGTCGTCAGCTTCGAAGGCGGGAAGGTGGAGGTGGGCCGGAAGGCCCACGACAAGCTCACCAGCGCGGGCCTCGGGGTGCAAGGCAGCACGGTGCGCTCGCCCAAGACACTGCTCGGGCGTGAGGAGCAGCTCATCGACGGGGTTCGGCGGGACCCGGTGAAGATGGTCGAGCACGTGCTGGACCACGTGCGGCGCTTCGTGCTGCAGACCAAGGCAGGTCGCGACCTGCCGATGGACCGTGTCGTGGCCACGATTCCAGTAAACATGGAGGGGCATCGCCGCGCGCTGCTGCGTCAGGCCTTCCGCCAGGCTGGCATGAGCGTGGTGCAGTTCGTTCATGAGCCGCTCGCGGCCCTGTATGGCTACCTGCGCATGTCCGAGGGAACCTCGGACCTCATCCGCCGCTACGACGGCAAGCTGCTGCTGGTGTTCGACTGGGGCGGCGGTACGCTGGACCTGACGCTCTGCCGGGTCTTGAACGGACTGCTGGTGCAGGTGGCCAACGACGGGACGGAGGAAGTCGGCGGTGACGTCTTCGACGAGGAGCTGCGCAACGAAGTGGAGAAACGCTCTCGTGCCGAGCAGGGGCTCGGGGATGATGTGGAGGTCTTGCCTGAGGCCCGTAAGCGGCTGCTGCACGAGTGCGAGAAGGCCAAGATTCGCCTGAGCGACCGCAGCACCTGGAACGTCTACGTCGACCCGTACTACCAGGACGACAAGCAGTCCGACCTGCAGGTGAACCTTTCCAGGGATGACCTGCAAGATATCGTGGGTCACCTGGTCAAGAAGGGTGTGGCGCGCATCGAGCGGCTGCTGGAGCGCGAGGGCTTCTCCACGGCGTCCGTGGAACTCTGCTTGGCCACGGGCGGCATGGTGAACATGCCCATGGTGAAGAACCGTCTGGACGAGCTGTTCGGCCCTGGACGGGTTCACGTCTCCAAGCGCAGTGCCTCCGCCATCGCCGAGGGGGCGGCCTGGGTGGCGCATGACCAGGCGCGGCTGCACCTGGCCAAGAACGTGGAGCTCGCCTTGGCCCGCAACTCCTACATGCCGCTACTGCAGGCAGGGGTGGAGATGCCCATCGAGCGGGAGAACCGACGCGAGCGCTTCGACCTCTACTGCGTGGACCCCAGCGATGGGCACGGCAAGTTCAGCCTGGTCAGCCCGCACCGGCCTGGGCCACGGGTGCTGGCCAATGACAAGCGGAGGCCCTTGTGCAACATGCTGCTGAAGGTTGATGGCAAGGCGCAACCGTTCCGAGAGCGCCTTGGTCTGGAGGTCAACATCGATGAGAACCTCGTGTTGACCGCGACCGCCTGGTCGCTCAATCAGAAGGGAAAGGCGGTGGCGGAGGTGCACGACCTCGAGTTCGCCTTGGCGACCCCGGGAGCACGCAACAGTTGGCTCAACGCCAGCCTGCTGGGCTCCGACGGTGAAGTCAGCCCGAACGAGCCCGGTGACCTGTCGATGCGGTCGAACATCGCGGCGCGGGAGGACGTCAGTCTGGTCCCCGGGGAGGTGCTGTACCGCCACAACCCGTACTACTTCCGCGTCGAGCAGAACCCGCCGCAGGTTCAGGTCGAAGAGCGCCTGTACTACGAGCCCTGCGCGATGTGCGGGCGTGCGTCAAACGACCCCCTCTGCAGATGCGCGTCTCTGTTGGCCTCTCGCCAGCAGCCCAGCGGGAGGCTGAACGCATGA
- a CDS encoding MIT C-terminal domain-containing protein, with protein MKSPRQVRSDIRTLAHHIDHVREALLRRADVEIAQVGKECKRTSDALAKLLDEQKLPENYKVAVVGRFKAGKSSFVNELLDARLASEDTNPETAAVTTFRHGDEVKATIRFLARDEWTKIQSLYQQDPRHIDAHRVLKWHELGKPRKNKDGEMEEGYDLQALEREYIRDGGFSIEIRLANDGTKKAEADFRRRLKEFTTGTKPHHCMVLGIEIESPAPILDGGVLLIDTPGLGDTERYRVELTEKVVDDVDAVLFLTRSGASYDQAEKDFLLSLLRKGTVKQLIVVVTQVDVTYQQHLDNAEANDDDPDPVARRIDLERQRLTKELADTLAELSQDDSPAMRRYREQLGDVQIAFTSAKLHRDWKAGKPTLCAIQSDDPGGVEQLKSQLLYMLSTESRLAMVAQGIAAGARSALLELQSVLDAKLLAIRDVKDREVAEQKLRSFRGEFGQASQRFEGAVTEQVTLLGQRLDERARQHRSSLETIALLAERELVAFELNDVARHWRTRRSGYWGHMADFQTRVANRIFPKVQEMLSEYTDTFAEFARGFETHLDRLSAEGARIAQSLELGTSLPFDVTSKLKDSLEKSLARAQELIVAKELEVNKLLSDFVDDEVSERIDQAREKVSDIWGAGTTVKQSGEVQAFYREVKALLTEALQTYLKDSIQAFGAFLVTEAQAAPRDALAEVNILLEQADDNIRAAATALVAGQKQATEDLVATIKSEHDEVLTRASSLLAVDDATAGHPGSPATSSDASTPTASTAPARAKSEQDASAPAVAAAPAPSSAPEPQQPAPTPAPAPQPEGAFELSGDGDWAEQVQTVAQVTLERIRLGNGEKSWPYDRVFPARYLKGAVRIRLIDGYLADPHQLRNLGEFLLHLAESARPKEVEVLTKFADVDATAKQDRVVDNLAKELFRDYGVTLSLRRDADVHDRFLVMDHGVLFKLGRGLDFYKPATGLARHRPDLREVRKSEVDVFCVQGHALLKANTA; from the coding sequence ATGAAGTCCCCACGCCAGGTCCGCAGCGACATTCGCACGCTGGCCCACCACATCGACCATGTCCGCGAGGCGCTGCTGCGTCGAGCCGACGTCGAGATTGCCCAGGTGGGCAAGGAGTGCAAGCGCACCTCCGATGCGCTGGCCAAGCTGCTGGACGAGCAGAAGCTTCCAGAGAACTACAAAGTGGCCGTCGTGGGCCGCTTCAAGGCGGGCAAGTCCTCCTTCGTCAACGAACTGCTTGACGCCCGGCTGGCCAGCGAAGACACCAACCCGGAGACGGCGGCCGTCACCACCTTCCGCCATGGCGATGAAGTCAAGGCCACCATCCGCTTCCTGGCGCGTGACGAGTGGACCAAGATTCAGAGCCTCTACCAGCAAGACCCTCGCCACATCGACGCTCACCGGGTGCTCAAGTGGCACGAGCTCGGCAAGCCGCGCAAGAACAAAGACGGCGAGATGGAGGAGGGCTACGACCTCCAAGCGCTGGAGAGGGAGTACATCCGTGACGGCGGCTTCAGCATCGAGATTCGCCTGGCCAACGACGGCACCAAGAAGGCCGAAGCCGATTTTCGGCGGCGCCTGAAGGAGTTCACCACCGGCACCAAACCGCATCACTGCATGGTGCTTGGCATCGAAATCGAGTCGCCTGCGCCCATCCTGGATGGCGGGGTGCTGCTCATCGACACCCCGGGTCTGGGGGACACCGAGCGCTACCGTGTCGAGCTCACCGAGAAGGTGGTCGACGATGTGGACGCCGTCCTCTTCCTCACCCGCTCGGGCGCTTCCTACGACCAGGCGGAGAAGGACTTCCTGCTCTCCCTGCTCCGCAAGGGCACCGTCAAGCAGCTCATCGTCGTGGTGACGCAGGTCGACGTGACCTACCAACAGCACCTGGACAACGCCGAGGCCAACGATGACGACCCCGACCCGGTCGCACGCCGCATCGACCTCGAGCGCCAGCGACTGACCAAGGAGCTGGCCGACACCCTGGCGGAGCTGAGCCAGGATGATTCGCCAGCCATGCGGCGCTACCGCGAGCAACTCGGCGACGTGCAGATTGCCTTCACGTCGGCCAAGCTCCACCGCGATTGGAAGGCCGGTAAGCCGACGCTGTGCGCCATCCAATCGGACGACCCGGGCGGCGTTGAGCAGCTCAAGAGCCAGCTGCTCTACATGCTGTCGACCGAATCTCGCCTTGCGATGGTCGCGCAGGGCATCGCCGCCGGCGCCCGTTCCGCGCTGCTAGAGCTGCAGTCGGTGCTCGACGCCAAGTTGCTCGCCATCCGTGACGTCAAGGACAGGGAGGTGGCGGAGCAGAAGCTCCGCAGCTTTCGTGGTGAGTTTGGGCAGGCTAGCCAGCGGTTTGAGGGCGCCGTTACGGAGCAGGTGACGCTGCTGGGCCAGCGGCTGGACGAGCGTGCCCGGCAGCACCGGTCATCGCTCGAAACGATTGCGCTGCTCGCTGAGCGCGAACTCGTGGCCTTCGAGCTCAACGACGTGGCGCGCCACTGGCGCACCCGTCGGTCGGGCTACTGGGGCCACATGGCGGATTTCCAGACCCGGGTGGCCAACCGCATCTTTCCCAAGGTGCAGGAGATGCTCAGCGAGTACACCGACACCTTCGCTGAGTTCGCGCGGGGCTTTGAGACCCACCTCGACCGACTCTCGGCCGAGGGCGCGCGCATCGCCCAGTCGCTGGAGCTGGGTACCTCGCTGCCTTTCGATGTCACCAGCAAGCTCAAGGACTCGCTGGAAAAGAGCCTGGCCAGGGCCCAGGAGCTCATCGTCGCCAAAGAGCTCGAGGTCAACAAGCTCCTGTCGGACTTTGTCGATGACGAGGTCTCTGAGCGCATCGACCAGGCCCGTGAGAAGGTCAGCGATATCTGGGGTGCGGGCACCACGGTCAAGCAATCGGGAGAAGTCCAGGCCTTCTACCGCGAGGTGAAGGCATTGCTGACCGAAGCGCTGCAGACCTATCTGAAGGACAGCATCCAGGCCTTTGGCGCTTTCCTGGTCACAGAGGCCCAGGCAGCGCCGCGCGATGCACTGGCAGAAGTGAACATCCTGTTGGAGCAGGCCGACGACAACATTCGGGCGGCCGCCACGGCCCTGGTGGCGGGGCAGAAGCAGGCCACTGAAGACTTGGTGGCCACCATCAAGAGCGAGCACGACGAGGTGCTGACCCGTGCTTCCAGCCTCCTGGCAGTCGACGATGCGACGGCAGGCCATCCGGGTTCTCCAGCCACCTCGAGTGACGCCAGCACGCCAACCGCATCAACCGCACCAGCCCGCGCCAAGTCGGAACAGGATGCGTCGGCTCCTGCAGTCGCAGCCGCCCCAGCTCCCAGTTCAGCGCCTGAACCTCAGCAGCCGGCCCCCACTCCAGCGCCTGCCCCGCAGCCGGAAGGCGCGTTCGAGCTGTCGGGCGATGGCGACTGGGCCGAGCAGGTGCAAACCGTTGCGCAGGTCACCCTGGAGCGCATTCGGCTGGGTAACGGCGAGAAGTCTTGGCCCTACGACCGGGTCTTCCCGGCCCGTTACCTGAAGGGGGCGGTTCGTATCAGGCTGATTGACGGCTACCTGGCCGACCCACACCAACTGCGCAACCTCGGCGAGTTCCTCCTGCACCTGGCCGAGTCCGCTCGTCCCAAGGAGGTGGAGGTCCTCACCAAGTTCGCAGACGTGGATGCGACGGCCAAGCAGGACCGTGTGGTCGACAACTTGGCCAAGGAACTGTTCCGCGACTACGGGGTGACGCTCAGTCTGCGGCGCGACGCTGACGTTCATGACCGCTTCCTGGTCATGGACCACGGCGTGCTCTTCAAGCTGGGCCGCGGGCTGGACTTCTACAAGCCAGCCACCGGCCTGGCGCGGCACCGCCCCGACCTGCGTGAGGTGCGCAAAAGCGAGGTGGATGTGTTCTGCGTCCAGGGCCATGCGCTCCTCAAGGCCAACACCGCATGA